A stretch of Komagataella phaffii GS115 chromosome 2, complete sequence DNA encodes these proteins:
- a CDS encoding Catalytic subunit of 1,3-beta-D-glucan synthase yields MSYNDDKYYNQGYPSEGYHPSEEALQSQGYYDQGQGQQPHGLNQGGLPPHEYYQSYDQQFDGYHQEYTSDPNLVGHQGYYEQPPRTAQDPEAFSDFSYGPGNGAGTPYDGYGAQYTPSQISYGDPRSSNTSTPVYGAGPYDQSGMVALPTDPYPAWTADNQAPVSIEQIEDVFIDLTNKFGFQRDSMRNMFDYFMVLLDSRSSRMSPAQALLSLHADYIGGDHANYKKWYFAAQLDLDDEVGFRNMNLGKLSRKARKAKKKSKKARKVVEEHADDTERTLTELEGDSSLEAADYRWNARMNAYVPLDRVRHIALYLLLWGEANQVRFTPECLCFIYKCASDYLESDACQQRVEPVPEGDYLNRIITPLYRFIRSQVYEVDNGRYVKREKDHNKVVGYDDVNQLFWYPEGIAKIVFEDGSRLVDVPSEERYIRLGEVLWENVFFKTYKEIRSWLHFITNFNRIWIIHVSLFWMYAAYNSPTLYTKHYIQTQNNQPLASSRWAAAALGGTVACAIQIAATICEWLFVPRKWAGAQHLSRRLIFLTLILACNLAPVVFVFAWAGLETYSQAAYIVSIVVFFVAVATIVFFSVMPLGGLFTSYMNKRSRRYVASQTFTASFAQLKGLDMWMSYLLWVVVFTAKTLESYFFLILSLRDPIRNLSIMTMNRCVGERWFGDTLCREQARIVLGLMYVTDLFLFFLDTYMWYILCNCVFSVGRSFYLGISILTPWRNIFTRLPKRIYSKVLATTDMEIKYKPKVLISQVWNAIVISMYREHLLAIDHVQKLLYHQVPSEIEGKRTLRAPTFFVSQDDNNFDTEFFPRDSEAERRISFFAQSLATPIPEPLPVDNMPTFTVFTPHYSEKILLSLREIIREDDQFSRVTLLEYLKQLHPIEWDCFVKDTKILAEETSGFDNDNQEKNGNNLKSQIDDLPFYCIGFKSAAPEYTLRTRIWASLRSQTLYRTVSGFMNYARAIKLLYRVENPEIVQMFGSNAENLEKELERMARRKFKFVVAMQRLSKFKPEELENAEFLLRAYPDLQIAYLDEEPPLNEGEEPRLYSALIDGHCEIMENGRRRPKFRVQLSGNPILGDGKSDNQNHSIIFTRGEYIQLIDANQDNYLEECLKIRSVLAEFEELNIDHVNPYTPGLKSEFDGVKHPVAIVGAREYIFSVNSGVLGDVAAGKEQTFGTLFARTLAQIGGKLHYGHPDFLNNIYMTTRGGVSKAQKGLHLNEDIYAGMTAMCRGGRIKHCEYYQCGKGRDLGFGSILNFTTKIGAGMGEQMLSREYYYLGTQLPLDRFLSFYYAHPGFHINNLFIQLSLQMFMLTLVNLNSLAHESIICQYNRNIPITDIMYPVGCYNLMPTIDWIRRYTLSIFIVFFISFIPLAVQELIERGMWKAAQRFCRHFISLSPMFEVFVAQIYSSSLVNDLTVGGARYISTGRGFATARIPFSVLYSRFADSSIYMGARSMLLLLFGTVAHWQPALLWFWASLSALMFSPFIFNPHQFAWQDYFIDYRDFIRWLSRGNTRWHRNSWIGYVRLSRSRITGFKRKTINDESEKAAGDAARAHRSNILVADFIPSAIYTAGCFTAYTFMNAQNGVANATVVNSVLRIVIVSIAPIVVDLAVLGFCAGLACCAGPMLGLCCKKTGAVMAGVAHGIAVVIHIIAFIGLWVLEGFNFTKTLMGLAAMIYIQRLIFKLMTLTMLTREFKNDHSNTSFWTGKWYGSGLGWMAWTQPAREFAAKVIEMSEFAGDFVLGHILLFCQFPLLCVPLIDRWHSMMLFWLKPSRQIRPPIYSLKQARLRKRMVRNYLTLYFLVFAIFVAIIAGPAAAAGQVNVEELTEHLPEFAEGLIQPRRQDNNDTGNNNTWGWTYTPSTSSWSTKA; encoded by the coding sequence ATGTCCTACAACGACGACAAATATTACAATCAAGGTTACCCTTCTGAGGGCTATCATCCATCCGAAGAAGCCCTTCAATCTCAGGGATACTATGACCAAGGCCAAGGTCAACAACCTCATGGATTGAACCAAGGCGGCCTCCCCCCACATGAATATTATCAAAGCTACGACCAGCAGTTCGATGGCTACCACCAAGAGTACACATCTGATCCCAACTTGGTTGGTCATCAAGGCTACTACGAACAACCCCCCAGAACTGCTCAGGACCCAGAGGCTTTCTCAGATTTTAGCTATGGACCTGGAAATGGCGCTGGAACTCCATATGATGGATATGGGGCCCAATACACTCCTTCTCAAATTTCTTATGGTGATCCGAGATCCTCCAACACGTCCACTCCCGTGTATGGTGCAGGTCCATACGATCAGTCTGGAATGGTAGCCTTGCCTACCGACCCCTATCCTGCTTGGACCGCTGACAATCAAGCCCCTGTCTCCATTGAACAGATTGAGGATGTCTTCATTGATTTAACGAATAAGTTCggttttcaaagagattCTATGAGAAACATGTTCGACTATTTTATGGTTTTATTGGACTCTAGATCTTCCAGAATGTCTCCTGCTCAGGCACTTTTGTCTTTACATGCAGACTACATTGGCGGTGATCATGCAAACTACAAAAAATGGTACTTCGCTGCCCAATTGGACTTGGACGATGAAGTTGGATTCAGAAACATGAACCTCGGAAAGCTTTCCAGAAAGGCTAGAAAAGCCAAAAAGAAGTCGAAGAAGGCCAGAAAAGTTGTCGAAGAGCACGCCGATGACACTGAGCGCACCTTAACCGAACTGGAAGGTGACAGCTCTTTGGAAGCTGCTGATTATAGATGGAATGCTAGAATGAACGCATATGTTCCTCTCGACAGGGTTAGACACATCGCACTTTACTTACTTCTATGGGGTGAAGCTAACCAAGTCAGATTTACTCCTGAATGTTTGTGTTTCATCTACAAGTGTGCTTCCGATTATCTTGAGTCTGACGCATGTCAGCAGCGGGTCGAACCTGTTCCAGAAGGCGATTACCTCAACCGAATTATCACACCTTTGTACAGATTTATCAGATCGCAAGTATACGAAGTTGACAACGGTCGTTATGTGAAACGTGAAAAAGATCACAATAAAGTTGTCGGCTACGATGATGTTAATCAGCTTTTCTGGTACCCAGAAGGTATCGCTAAgattgtttttgaagatggttCTCGGTTAGTCGATGTTCcttctgaagaaagatatATCAGATTGGGAGAAGTCCTTTGGGAAAACgtttttttcaagacttACAAGGAAATTCGTTCCTGGTTGCATTTTATTACCAATTTCAATCGTATCTGGATCATCCatgtttctcttttttggaTGTATGCTGCCTACAATTCACCCACTTTATACACCAAACATTATATTCAAACCCAGAACAATCAACCCTTAGCTTCTTCTCGTTGGGCTGCAGCAGCCTTGGGAGGTACAGTTGCTTGTGCTATTCAAATTGCCGCAACTATCTGTGAATGGCTATTTGTACCAAGAAAATGGGCTGGAGCTCAGCATCTGTCTAGAAGACTTATTTTCCTGACTTTGATTTTAGCCTGTAACTTAGCTCCGGTTGTATTTGTGTTTGCTTGGGCTGGTTTGGAGACCTATTCTCAGGCTGCCTACATTGTTTCCATTGTTGTATTCTTTGTTGCCGTTGCTACAATTGTGTTCTTCTCGGTGATGCCACTAGGTGGTCTTTTTACTTCTTACATGAATAAGAGATCGAGAAGATATGTGGCTTCGCAGACTTTTACTGCCTCATTTGCTCAACTGAAAGGTCTAGACATGTGGATGTCTTACCTTCTTTGGGTTGTTGTTTTCACCGCCAAGACCCTTGAATCCTACTTCTTCCTGATCTTGTCTCTAAGAGACCCAATCAGAAATTTATCCATCATGACAATGAACCGTTGTGTTGGTGAAAGGTGGTTTGGAGACACGTTATGTCGTGAGCAAGCTAGAATCGTTTTGGGATTGATGTACGTTACAGATTtattcttgttctttttggataCTTACATGTGGTACATTTTGTGTAACTGTGTTTTTTCTGTGGGACGATCCTTTTACTTGGGTATCTCCATTTTGACTCCTTGGAGGAACATTTTTACCAGATTGCCAAAGAGAATATACTCAAAGGTTTTGGCTACTACTGATATGGAAATCAAGTATAAACCAAAGGTTTTGATTTCTCAAGTTTGGAACGCTATTGTCATTTCCATGTACAGAGAGCACCTCCTTGCCATCGATCATGTCCAAAAGCTATTGTACCATCAGGTGCCatctgaaattgaaggaaagaGGACATTAAGAGCTCCAactttctttgtttctcAAGATGACAATAACTTTGACACTGAATTTTTCCCAAGAGATTCTGAAGCTGAACGTAGAATATCATTCTTTGCTCAATCTTTGGCCACTCCAATTCCAGAACCTCTTCCTGTTGATAACATGCCCACGTTTACTGTTTTCACACCTCACTACTCCGAGAAGattcttttgtctttgcGTGAAATTATTCGTGAAGATGATCAGTTTTCTCGTGTTACCTTACTGGAATATTTGAAACAGCTACACCCAATAGAATGGGACTGCTTTGTCAAAGATACCAAAATCCTTGCTGAAGAGACTTCTGGTTTTGACAATGacaaccaagaaaagaatggAAACAACCTGAAATCTCAAATTGATGACTTGCCATTTTATTGTATTGGTTTCAAGTCTGCTGCGCCAGAGTACACTTTAAGAACAAGAATTTGGGCTTCTTTGAGATCGCAAACTTTGTACCGTACTGTTTCTGGTTTCATGAACTATGCACGTGCTATCAAGCTCTTGTATCGTGTTGAGAATCCAGAAATTGTACAGATGTTTGGATCTAATGCCGAAAACCTTGAAAaggaacttgaaagaatGGCCCGACgaaaattcaaatttgttGTGGCTATGCAAAGATTGTCTAAGTTCAAACCTGAGGAATTAGAAAACGCTGAGTTCTTGCTGAGGGCTTACCCTGACCTTCAAATTGCTTACCTGGACGAAGAACCTCCTCTTAACGAGGGCGAGGAGCCTAGGTTATACTCGGCTTTGATTGATGGACATTGTGAAATTATGGAGAATGGTAGAAGAAGACCTAAATTTAGAGTTCAGCTCTCTGGTAACCCAATTTTGGGTGATGGTAAATCTGACAACCAAAATCATTCTATCATCTTTACTCGTGGTGAGTACATTCAGTTGATTGATGCGAACCAGGATAActatttggaagaatgTTTGAAGATTAGATCTGTTTTGGCTGAGTTTGAGGAACTGAACATCGACCATGTTAACCCTTATACTCCTGGTTTGAAATCTGAATTTGACGGTGTTAAACACCCTGTAGCCATTGTGGGTGCCAGAGAATACATCTTCTCTGTTAACTCCGGAGTTCTGGGTGACGTTGCTGCAGGTAAGGAACAAACCTTTGGTACCCTGTTTGCTCGTACTCTGGCCCAGATTGGTGGTAAGCTGCATTATGGACATCCCgattttttgaataacATATACATGACTACTCGTGGTGGTGTTTCTAAGGCACAGAAGGGACTACATTTGAATGAGGATATTTATGCTGGTATGACCGCCATGTGTCGTGGTGGTAGAATCAAGCATTGTGAGTACTACCAGTGTGGTAAAGGTAGAGATCTTGGTTTTGGCTCGATTTTGAATTTCACAACCAAGATTGGTGCCGGTATGGGTGAGCAAATGCTTTCCCGAGAGTATTACTACCTAGGTACACAATTGCCACTGGACCGTTTCCTTTCATTCTACTACGCCCATCCTGGTTTCCATATTAACAATTTATTTATTCAGTTGTCGCTTCAGATGTTTATGTTGACTTTAGTCAACCTGAACTCTTTGGCCCACGAGTCAATTATCTGTCAGTACAACAGAAATATACCCATTACGGATATTATGTATCCTGTTGGATGTTATAACCTCATGCCTACCATTGACTGGATTAGACGTTATACGTTGTCCATTTTCATCgttttcttcatttctttcattcCACTAGCTGTCCAAGAATTGATTGAAAGGGGAATGTGGAAGGCTGCTCAGAGATTCTGTCGtcatttcatttctttgtctCCAATGTTCGAAGTTTTTGTTGCTCAGATCTATTCGTCATCTCTTGTGAACGATTTGACCGTTGGTGGTGCTCGTTACATCTCCACTGGTCGTGGCTTTGCAACCGCACGTATCCCCTTCTCTGTGCTTTACTCACGTTTTGCTGACTCGTCAATTTACATGGGAGCTAGGTCCATGCTGCTGTTACTGTTCGGTACTGTCGCTCACTGGCAACCAGCATTATTGTGGTTCTGGGCATCATTGTCGGCTTTGATGTTCTCTCCATTCATCTTCAACCCCCACCAATTTGCTTGGCAAGATTACTTTATTGACTACCGTGACTTCATAAGATGGTTGTCTCGTGGTAACACCAGATGGCACCGTAACTCCTGGATCGGTTATGTACGTCTTTCCAGATCTAGAATCACCGGTTTCAAGAGGAAGACCATTAACGACGAGTCTGAAAAGGCTGCTGGAGATGCAGCCAGAGCTCATCGTTCCAACATTCTTGTTGCCGATTTCATTCCTTCCGCTATTTACACTGCTGGTTGCTTTACAGCTTACACATTCATGAACGCTCAGAATGGTGTTGCTAATGCTACTGTTGTGAACTCTGTATTGCGTATTGTCATTGTCTCAATTGCTCCAATTGTGGTCGATCTGGCCGTGTTAGGATTCTGTGCTGGTTTAGCTTGTTGTGCCGGTCCTATGTTGGGTCTGTGTTGCAAGAAGACTGGTGCTGTGATGGCTGGTGTAGCTCACGGTATTGCTGTCGTCATTCACATCATTGCTTTCATTGGTCTATGGGTGTTAGAGGGATTCAACTTCACTAAAACACTGATGGGTCTCGCAGCAATGATTTATATTCAACGTCTGATTTTCAAGTTAATGACTTTGACCATGTTGACTAGAGAATTTAAGAATGATCATTCGAACACTTCATTCTGGACTGGTAAATGGTACGGTTCTGGACTAGGCTGGATGGCCTGGACCCAACCAGCCCGTGAGTTTGCTGCAAAAGTTATAGAGATGTCTGAATTTGCTGGTGACTTCGTTTTAGGACATATTCTCTTGTTCTGTCAGTTCCCTCTACTGTGTGTCCCTCTGATTGACAGGTGGCACTCAATGATGTTGTTCTGGTTGAAGCCTAGTCGTCAAATCAGACCACCAATCTACTCGTTGAAGCAAGCTCGTcttagaaagagaatggTGAGAAACTACCTGACCCTCTACTTCTTGGTATTTGCCATCTTTGTTGCTATCATTGCAGGTCCTGCAGCTGCAGCTGGTCAAGTGAATGTCGAGGAACTAACTGAACATTTACCAGAGTTTGCTGAAGGTTTGATTCAACCAAGACGCCAGGACAATAACGATACAGGAAACAACAACACCTGGGGATGGACTTATACACCATCAACATCTTCCTGGTCTACCAAGGCTTAA
- a CDS encoding Large subunit of the nuclear mRNA cap-binding protein complex, with protein MSGIKREREQDDSGQDEHAPLQESFKRARVVNDESRVVKSLCIQLSKIGENPDAYANDSIYSAVPFASDIGSDTFRDAILRFAKAFVLEQPHKLFHFSGVVLLANSKNEKVGLFLIEYIHQQIQDLLNGTNKDSSNVGKFTKIKAYLRFLASLLPMISTDSVYNIFSQFLKLSLTVKDSNLGQLLYFIVTSSIPFIVASNQGSEEYKEIANKLIEEASAYSDETIAPNDLLLVFQSLNGSSSDLPYEPKLLVNLILPAVKTLQSGNWENLPFIDTYSKVLPEIEKSEAPIAKHSIPQFNIAEYSEYPMVGSVEQLWKHPRTLFEAHPESSTKNNNKFQTKPPVESYLALLLRDQVQDLVVSMEYNRFVVSAQLLLFSKFYKEKLFCKSLSSPQKLSILCDLLNDPDSATSLNSEGDSNVALLIDEVQQNIKDGYVSTWKIEDVITESVLDLMLHLPKLDFPPAVYYGTLLVECCNKDLKQISRTPGNQTSAITKSVGALIEYLYKQNKFLDYSLRLLYLDWITIQFSNFEFEWRWEDWANDEERLRASKFHPNAILIRNLIGKEVRMASVATIRKTLPEEFHRYLDLSIYSKDRMAQDTKDIFGELSSLFTKDVETYENGSIKVKDEDIELTDSFLFINEEHPFMNDCIDVYDNLHQSDVSVEQFSQIIADLKTKLQQHSAFSINSDKYIIMLLIQATCVTGGRSLSIFNRALGVSKDKIRAVFDTLIDDKSLLNSWIIDSVLILWNHEPRIGYLLIEKLCHEKFITASSIVDSVFSYESSLPMISQFYTIELVNRLFESHGEEKEFLFSIFKNFITSMNSLIKSLGITDVISAPAEDEELGEVNELKWGYVQLCSLLKSLLRDHFASFFPLRDQLEEELTIEHEPTKKFILSILGDA; from the coding sequence ATGTCCGGTATTAAACGAGAGCGAGAGCAAGACGACAGTGGGCAAGATGAGCATGCTCCTCTCCAAGAGTCATTCAAACGGGCTCGCGTTGTCAACGACGAATCGAGAGTCGTAAAATCCTTGTGTATCCAATTGTCCAAGATTGGTGAGAACCCTGACGCTTATGCCAACGATAGTATCTATTCTGCAGTACCATTTGCTTCAGACATTGGCTCAGACACATTTAGAGACGCCATTTTGCGTTTTGCAAAGGCATTCGTACTTGAACAACCTCATAAATTGTTCCATTTTTCGGGCGTTGTCCTGCTTGCCAACTCCAAAAACGAGAAAGTGGGTCTCTTCTTAATTGAATACATACATCAGCAGATCCAGGATCTTTTGAACGGGACTAACAAGGACTCCTCCAATGTTGGTAAGTTCACTAAGATCAAAGCCTATTTGAGGTTTTTGGCGTCATTGTTACCAATGATAAGCACGGATTCAGTTTacaatattttttctcagtttttgaaactttccCTCACTGTGAAAGATTCTAATTTGGGTCAATTGCTGTACTTTATTGTCACCTCATCCATTCCATTCATTGTTGCATCAAATCAGGGTTCAGAAGAGTACAAAGAGATTGCTAACAAACTGATAGAGGAAGCTAGTGCGTATTCAGATGAAACAATTGCTCCTAATGACTTATTACTCGTTTTCCAGAGTTTGAACGGCTCAAGTTCTGATTTGCCTTATGAGCCAAAGCTATTGGTGAATTTGATTCTTCCAGCTGTAAAGACCTTACAGAGCGGTAACTGGGAGAATCTACCTTTTATTGATACCTACTCAAAGGTTTTGccagaaattgaaaaatccGAGGCCCCAATTGCTAAACATTCCATTCCTCAGTTCAACATAGCTGAGTATTCTGAATACCCAATGGTGGGCTCCGTGGAACAGCTCTGGAAGCATCCTCGTACACTTTTCGAAGCTCATCCAGAGTCTTCAACGAAAAACAATAACAAGTTTCAAACTAAACCGCCGGTAGAAAGTTACCTTGCCCTTTTATTGCGGGACCAAGTTCAGGATTTGGTTGTGTCCATGGAGTACAATCGTTTCGTTGTCTCTGCCCAATTATTActgttttccaaattttataaagagaaattgtttTGCAAAAGTCTGTCTTCGCCCCAAAAGCTAAGCATACTGTGCGATCTTCTAAACGATCCTGATTCTGCCACCAGTCTGAACAGTGAGGGAGATAGCAATGTTGCCCTATTGATTGATGAAGTCCAGCAAAACATCAAAGACGGATACGTCAGTACTTGGAAGATTGAAGATGTCATCACAGAAAGTGTGTTGGATCTGATGCTGCACCTTCCCAAGCTAGATTTCCCGCCTGCTGTCTACTATGGAACGCTTTTAGTGGAGTGTTGCAATAAAGATCTAAAACAAATTTCTCGTACTCCAGGAAATCAGACTTCGGCCATTACAAAGTCAGTTGGTGCATTAATTGAGTACCTTTATAAGCAAAACAAATTCTTAGATTACTCTCTCAGACTGCTTTACCTAGACTGGATTACAATTCAGTTCAGTAattttgagtttgagtGGAGATGGGAAGATTGGGCAAATGACGAGGAAAGACTTAGAGCTTCCAAGTTTCACCCTAATGCAATTTTGATCAGAAATTTAATAGGCAAAGAGGTGCGGATGGCGTCTGTTGCTACCATTAGAAAGACGCTCCCCGAGGAGTTTCATCGCTATCTGGACCTTTCCATCTACTCTAAGGACAGAATGGCACAGGATACAAAGGACATATTTGGGGAGCTATCATCCCTATTTACTAAAGATGTTGAGACATATGAGAACGGCTCGATTAAGGTCAAAGACGAGGACATTGAACTAACTGATTCATTTTTGTTTATTAATGAAGAGCACCCTTTCATGAATGATTGCATTGACGTTTACGACAATCTGCATCAGTCTGATGTATCTGTTGAACAGTTTTCACAGATAATCGCTGACTTGAAAACAAAGTTGCAACAGCATTCAGCGTTTTCTATTAACTCGGATAAATACATAATAATGCTGCTGATTCAAGCTACATGTGTTACAGGTGGACGTTCATTGTCGATCTTCAACCGAGCCCTTGGCGTATCTAAGGACAAAATCCGTGCAGTATTCGATACTTTGATAGATGACAAATCATTGCTGAATAGCTGGATAATCGATTCTGTCTTAattctttggaatcatgAGCCAAGAATAGGGTACCTATTGATAGAAAAACTGTGTCACGAAAAGTTTATCACTGCCTCCAGTATAGTCGACAGTGTCTTCAGTTATGAGAGTTCGTTGCCAATGATCTCTCAATTTTACACAATAGAGCTGGTAAATCGACTATTTGAAAGCCACggggaagaaaaagagttcCTGTTTTCtatattcaaaaacttcatcaCATCTATGAATAGCCTTATAAAGAGTCTAGGGATCACCGATGTCATCAGTGCCCCAGcagaagacgaagaattAGGAGAGGTTAACGAACTGAAATGGGGATACGTTCAGTTATGCTCGTTGTTGAAGTCACTTTTGAGGGATCATTTCGCCAGTTTCTTTCCGTTGAGAGATCAGCTAGAGGAGGAGTTGACAATCGAGCACGAACCCACCAAGAAGTTTATCCTATCCATTCTCGGCGATGCTTAA
- a CDS encoding F-box protein required for G1/S and G2/M transition, whose translation MQPPKYPLKSADPSFFMSSHTDSALPSNHLSETAVDGDQDDESLSVEMMHQLRRILISDGVKTNRKRIMEENKDDKSHPTGDNMDLVCTPVGHISGASTEPLSSLSLERESKVIDSDNTQDNCTNPLVLQKSPPNKRRLTESVYASTNESVVGDNTHNHPHNIIATSFHSANTTDTDSTEITSIPSDPLATTATTASLSGANGVGQTTYLEMDLPLPSPSASPSQSSFNNEEEELISSSFLTKEILFRLPTSKRKLTNLTYELVKLLSQDQSIEKDLIWRLLSKLDRANLSSLNHIMNKSLKRDLLNNLPLEISTRILSFLSYRDLLNASFVCRNWSQLINNRSSITWKRLLIKDRFFKDEDELNAELIKEMKNLNLDLTPPELVSARESIIVTLYRNIYRKSLALNQRWFSPEFQPRRISVSAHGPYIITCLQFDEDKIITSAEDKTINIYDTPTGKLRSTLKGHEGGVWAMKYYGNTLVTGSTDRTVRIWDIKRGTCTHILRGHTSTVRCLEILEPTKVGVNDKGEPIVFPTEPLIVTGSRDHTLRVWKLPQSSFSLEETEDFSIDADDYETFDTDDSDSNPFLVAVLRGHIASVRSVTGQGNIVISGSYDNTARVWDLRTGECTKILKGHTGRVYSVVLDSKRNRCISGSVDFSIKIWDLETGECLKTMNEHTALVGLLGLSDNALVSAAADTTLRIWDPETGEARGQLEGHIGAITCFQHNDRMILSGAERMLKVWNTESGNFVRELLTDVTGGVWQVRFNRRRCVAAVQRKDMETDTKESFIEILDFGENL comes from the coding sequence ATGCAACCTCCAAAGTACCCTTTAAAAAGTGCGGATCCGAGCTTTTTCATGAGCTCTCATACGGATTCGGCACTGCCTTCCAACCATCTCTCCGAGACGGCCGTGGATGGTGACCAGGATGACGAGTCCCTGTCTGTGGAAATGATGCACCAACTTCGACGTATTCTCATATCAGATGGTGTGAAAACAAACCGAAAACGTATCATGGAAGAGAACAAGGATGATAAGTCCCACCCCACTGGAGACAACATGGATTTGGTCTGCACTCCGGTTGGCCATATCTCTGGTGCCTCAACAGAACCACTCAGTTCACTCAGCttagaaagagaatcaaaAGTCATAGACTCTGATAACACGCAAGATAACTGTACAAATCCTCTTGTGTTACAGAAATCTCCACCAAACAAGAGAAGGTTGACTGAATCCGTTTACGCCTCCACTAATGAAAGCGTTGTTGGGGACAATACCCACAACCACCCCCACAATATTATTGCTACTTCATTTCACTCGGCTAACACAACGGATACCGATTCAACTGAAATCACGTCCATTCCTTCCGATCCTCTTGCTACTACAGCAACTACTGCATCGTTAAGCGGTGCTAATGGTGTTGGACAAACCACATACTTGGAGATGGACTTGCCTTTACCATCTCCGAGCGCATCGCCTTCCCAATCTTCCTTTaataatgaagaagaagagttaaTTTCATCCTCGTTTCTTACCAAGGAGATCTTATTTCGTCTTCCAACGTCCAAAAGGAAGTTGACGAATCTGACATATGAATTAGTGAAACTTTTATCTCAGGACCAATCCATCGAGAAGGATCTGATTTGGAGATTACTATCCAAGTTGGATCGTGCTAACTTATCTTCATTGAACCATATAATGAATAAGTCATTGAAACGTGATTTGCTAAACAACCTTCCATTAGAGATATCTACAAGAATACTTTCGTTCCTCTCCTATCGAGACTTGCTAAACGCGTCATTTGTATGCCGAAACTGGTCGCAGCTTATCAATAACAGGTCGAGTATTACATGGAAGAGGCTCCTCATCAAAGACAGGTTCTTTAAAGACGAGGATGAGCTGAATGCTGAACTGATTaaggaaatgaaaaatctgaaCTTGGACCTAACTCCTCCAGAGCTAGTTTCCGCAAGGGAATCAATCATAGTGACATTGTATCGCAACATTTACAGAAAATCATTGGCTTTGAATCAAAGATGGTTCAGTCCAGAATTTCAACCCAGACGTATTAGTGTCAGCGCGCATGGTCCGTATATAATAACTTGTCTTcagtttgatgaagacaaGATTATAACTTCCGCTGAGGACAAAACAATCAATATTTATGATACGCCCACGGGGAAGCTTCGATCCACCCTTAAGGGGCATGAAGGTGGTGTTTGGGCTATGAAGTATTACGGTAACACTCTAGTTACCGGCTCTACTGATAGGACCGTTCGCATATGGGACATAAAAAGGGGAACCTGTACGCATATTCTCAGAGGCCATACTTCTACTGTAAGATGTTTGGAAATTCTGGAGCCTACAAAAGTTGGAGTAAACGATAAAGGAGAACCAATTGTGTTCCCCACAGAGCCTTTAATCGTCACAGGTTCCAGAGACCATACTTTACGTGTGTGGAAGTTACCTCAATCCAGTTTCTCGTTAGAAGAAACTGAGGATTTCTCAATCGATGCTGATGACTACGAAACTTTTGACACAGATGATTCGGATTCCAATCCTTTCCTTGTGGCTGTTTTACGAGGTCATATAGCATCTGTCCGATCTGTGACTGGACAGGGGAATATAGTTATCAGTGGTTCTTACGACAACACTGCCCGTGTTTGGGACCTACGAACAGGAGAATGTACTAAGATTTTGAAGGGACACACTGGCCGTGTATACAGCGTGGTATTGGATAGCAAAAGGAACAGGTGTATTTCCGGCTCAGTTGACTTTTCGATAAAAATTTGGGACCTGGAGACAGGAGAATGTCTTAAGACCATGAATGAACACACCGCTTTAGTGGGATTGCTTGGTCTATCAGATAACGCCCTAGTATCGGCAGCAGCAGATACTACTTTGCGTATTTGGGACCCCGAAACTGGAGAGGCTCGAGGTCAACTTGAGGGTCATATTGGTGCAATAACTTGCTTTCAGCACAACGATAGAATGATACTTAGTGGAGCAGAAAGAATGTTGAAAGTCTGGAATACTGAATCCGGTAATTTTGTTAGAGAGCTTCTAACTGATGTAACTGGAGGGGTCTGGCAAGTTCGCTTCAACAGAAGGAGATGTGTTGCAGCTGTTCAACGAAAAGATATGGAAACTGACACTAAGGAAAGTTTCATTGAGATTCTGGATTTTGGGGAGAACTTGTAG